In Eriocheir sinensis breed Jianghai 21 chromosome 12, ASM2467909v1, whole genome shotgun sequence, the following proteins share a genomic window:
- the LOC126997648 gene encoding uncharacterized protein LOC126997648 isoform X3, with protein sequence MNTSTLLGRPLLLVVVLAVSWAAAVPLQAVSGKEDLREDPETFLRQHPSIARELYPDLLNAASEVNLILNRDVAQGVLRNYLAEEEIQPEEEHVRRRRDTTLSGSVDHQVTPNGQSITATGTAERAFTENHSIYGTGSATRTNVNGLGGFNTYGLGGGYIYSPNDNTDVRAGAHRVFHPNGGTTTGVSGTLEHSWDNNHSVSAGLEANRHDNGFNTVNTQSAGLSYNYSPNRDTTLSIDAHRSYTPFGRDNRFGLNFIHRFGG encoded by the exons ATGAACACCTCCACACTCCTGGGCCGTCCcctcctgctggtggtggtgctcgcGGTGTCCTGGGCCGCGGCTGTTCCTCTGCAAGCTGTCTCAGGGAAGGAAGACCTTAGAGAAGATCCCGAGACCTTCTTGAGACAGCACCCGTCTATCGCAAGAGAACTTTACCCAGACCTGCTGAACGCAGCCTCTGAAGTCAACCTCATCTTGAACCGTGACGTTGCGCAGGGCGTGTTGAGGAATTACTTGGCCGAGGAGGAAATACAGCCCGAGGAGGagcacgtgaggaggaggagggacacgaCTCTGTCCGGGAGTGTTGATCACCAGGTTACTCCCAA CGGGCAGTCTATCACTGCCACTGGCACCGCTGAAAGGGCTTTTACCGAAAATCACTCCATCTACGGCACAGGCAGTGCCACCAGGACCAACGTCAACGG CCTGGGAGGCTTCAACACCTACGGTCTCGGAGGAGGATACATCTACTCGCCCAACGATAACACCGACGTGCGCGCTGGCGCCCACAGGGTCTTCCACCCCAACGGCGG CACCACCACTGGCGTCTCGGGCACTCTGGAACATTCATGGGACAACAACCACTCGGTCAGCGCCGGCCTCGAGGCCAACAGACACGACAACGG gTTTAACACCGTCAACACCCAAAGCGCCGGATTAAGCTACAACTATTCGCCCAACAGGGACACAACCCTCAGCATCGACGCCCACAGGTCCTACACCCCCTTCGGCAG GGACAATAGATTCGGACTCAACTTCATCCACAGGTTCGGCGGATAA
- the LOC126997648 gene encoding uncharacterized protein LOC126997648 isoform X1, which produces MNTSTLLGRPLLLVVVLAVSWAAAVPLQAVSGKEDLREDPETFLRQHPSIARELYPDLLNAASEVNLILNRDVAQGVLRNYLAEEEIQPEEEHVRRRRDTTLSGSVDHQVTPNSQSITATGTAERAFTENHSIYGTGSATRTNVNDLGGFNTYGLGGGYIYSPNDNTDVRAGAHRVFHPNGGTTTGVSGTLEHSWDNNHSVSAGLEANRHDNGFNTFNTQRGEVSYNYSPNRDTTLSIDAHRSYTPFGRDNGFGLNFIHRFGG; this is translated from the exons ATGAACACCTCCACACTCCTGGGCCGTCCcctcctgctggtggtggtgctcgcGGTGTCCTGGGCCGCGGCTGTTCCTCTGCAAGCTGTCTCAGGGAAGGAAGACCTTAGAGAAGATCCCGAGACCTTCTTGAGACAGCACCCGTCTATCGCAAGAGAACTTTACCCAGACCTGCTGAACGCAGCCTCTGAAGTCAACCTCATCTTGAACCGTGACGTTGCGCAGGGCGTGTTGAGGAATTACTTGGCCGAGGAGGAAATACAGCCCGAGGAGGagcacgtgaggaggaggagggacacgaCTCTGTCCGGGAGTGTTGATCACCAGGTTACTCCCAA CAGCCAGTCCATCACTGCCACTGGCACTGCTGAAAGGGCTTTTACTGAAAATCACTCCATCTACGGCACAGGCAGTGCCACCAGGACCAACGTCAACGA TCTGGGAGGCTTCAACACCTACGGTCTCGGAGGAGGATACATCTACTCGCCCAACGATAACACCGACGTGCGCGCTGGCGCCCACAGGGTCTTCCACCCCAACGGCGG CACCACCACTGGCGTCTCGGGCACTCTGGAACACTCATGGGACAACAACCACTCGGTCAGCGCCGGCCTCGAGGCCAACAGACACGACAACGG gTTTAACACCTTCAACACCCAACGTGGCGAAGTAAGCTACAACTATTCGCCCAACAGGGACACAACCCTCAGCATCGACGCCCACAGGTCCTACACCCCCTTCGGCAG gGACAATGGATTCGGACTCAACTTCATCCACAGGTTCGGCGGATAA
- the LOC126997648 gene encoding uncharacterized protein LOC126997648 isoform X2, which produces MNTSTLLGRPLLLVVVLAVSWAAAVPLQAVSGKEDLREDPETFLRQHPSIARELYPDLLNAASEVNLILNRDVAQGVLRKYLAEEEIQPEEEHVRRRRDTTLSGSVDHQVTPNGQSITATGTAERAFTENHSIYGTGSATRTNVNGLGGFNTYGLGGGYIYSPNDNTDVRAGAHRVFHPNGGTTTGVSGTLEHSWDNNHSVSAGLEANRHDNGFNTVNTQSAGLSYNYSPNRDTTLSIDAHRSYTPFGRDNRFGLNFIHRFGG; this is translated from the exons ATGAACACCTCCACACTCCTCGGCCGTCCcctcctgctggtggtggtgctcgcGGTGTCCTGGGCCGCCGCTGTTCCTCTGCAAGCTGTCTCAGGGAAGGAAGACCTTAGAGAAGATCCCGAGACCTTCTTGAGGCAGCACCCGTCTATTGCACGAGAACTTTACCCAGACCTGCTGAACGCAGCCTCTGAAGTCAACCTCATCTTGAACCGTGACGTTGCGCAGGGCGTGTTGAGGAAATACTTGGCCGAGGAGGAAATACAGCCCGAGGAGGagcacgtgaggaggaggagggacacgaCTCTGTCCGGGAGTGTTGATCACCAGGTTACTCCCAA CGGGCAGTCTATCACTGCCACTGGCACCGCTGAAAGGGCTTTTACCGAAAATCACTCCATCTACGGCACAGGCAGTGCCACCAGGACCAACGTCAACGG CCTGGGAGGCTTCAACACCTACGGTCTCGGAGGAGGATACATCTACTCGCCCAACGATAACACCGACGTGCGCGCTGGCGCCCACAGGGTCTTCCACCCCAACGGCGG CACCACCACTGGCGTCTCGGGCACTCTGGAACATTCATGGGACAACAACCACTCGGTCAGCGCCGGCCTCGAGGCCAACAGACACGACAACGG gTTTAACACCGTCAACACCCAAAGCGCCGGATTAAGCTACAACTATTCGCCCAACAGGGACACAACCCTCAGCATCGACGCCCACAGGTCCTACACCCCCTTCGGCAG GGACAATAGATTCGGACTCAACTTCATCCACAGGTTCGGCGGATAA